In Nerophis ophidion isolate RoL-2023_Sa linkage group LG02, RoL_Noph_v1.0, whole genome shotgun sequence, one DNA window encodes the following:
- the ogfod1 gene encoding prolyl 3-hydroxylase OGFOD1: MNAIMASKRKQDYSIKSNKKKNKTNNCETIAELCLVVRDENVRRTVKEAWNQKSQYTHGDLELDRQPFRHCVIKNFICGENFLKNLQRELLTLNFHTKSNDLYKFKQSDDLRKRTEPHISGIRSALFGQFRLWLEEVLGVKLEPTVDISCAKYEYTDVLLCHDDELEGRRVAFILYLVPQWQSSDGGSLDLYTTDRHYQPLSVAKSLVPSWNTLVLFEVSPVSFHQVSEVLSEDKCRLSISGWFHGPSLERPPRHVEPPITRSPHLPRDETVLLEWVNPIYLDISHQEHIQGEFEDTSEIQLKDFLRKEKYSQVSDALKLAQIQWTRKGPANKRCYETACLDTLPQCVSACWELLRSESFFLLLSNFTGLRLHYLCPADYDDDDKGDNENKDEEKKKSNVMNEEATGSSDETADKSKEPSTPHCSGEVRRWSHGSYTLLHDGEATQTEYALDLILPFSCAGWQSECGGFTCYVANEEDEELLTVNPEDNSLALVYRDKETLKFVKHVNQKSNRGCSGRVLYDFSFVYYE, encoded by the exons ATGAACGCCATCATGGCCTCTAAAAGGAAGCAGGATTACTCTATAAAGTCcaacaagaagaaaaacaagaCAAATAATTGTGAAACAATAGCAGAACTGTGCCTTGTTGTTAGAGACGAGAACGTGAGAAGGACAGTGAAGGAGGCGTGGAACCAGAAGTCCCAATATACCCACG GTGATTTGGAATTAGACCGTCAACCTTTTCGTCACTGCGTCATCAAAAACTTCATCTGCGGTGAGAATTTTTTGAAGAACCTGCAGAGAGAACTGCTCACACTCAATTTTCACACCAAGTCCAACGATCTATACAAATTTAAACAG TCTGATGACTTGAGAAAAAGAACGGAGCCACACATCTCAGGGATAAG GTCAGCACTGTTTGGACAATTCCGGCTATGGCTTGAAGAAGTTCTGGGGGTCAAATTGGAGCCCACTGTGGATATTTCTTGTGCCAAATATGAATACACAG ATGTGCTTTTGTGTCACGATGATGAACTGGAAGGGAGGCGTGTTGCTTTCATTCTCTACCTTGTACCTCAATGGCAGAGCAGCGATGGGGGATCCCTTGATCTTTACACAACAGACC GTCATTACCAACCACTGAGTGTTGCCAAATCACTTGTGCCTTCTTGGAACACACTCGTACTTTTTGAAGTGTCTCCAGTCTCCTTTCATCAA GTGTCTGAGGTTTTGTCAGAGGACAAATGTCGTCTATCTATCAGTGGCTGGTTTCACGGTCCATCACTGGAACGTCCTCCCCGCCACGTAGAACCTCCCATCACAAGGAGTCCACACTTACCAAGAGAC GAGACAGTGCTGCTAGAGTGGGTAAATCCCATCTACTTGGATATTTCCCACCAGGAGCACATTCAAGGAGAGTTTGAGGACACTTCGGAAATCCAGCTTAAAGATTTTCTCAGG AAAGAGAAATACAGCCAGGTGAGTGATGCCCTAAAGCTCGCGCAGATTCAGTGGACGAGGAAAGGCCCTGCCAATAAGAG ATGCTATGAAACGGCCTGTCTGGACACCTTGCCTCAATGTGTGAGTGCTTGTTGGGAGCTGCTTCGTTCAGAGTCCTTCTTCCTGCTCCTCTCCAACTTTACAGGCCTTCGATTGCATTACTTGTGCCCAgctgattatgatgatgatgataagggtgataatgaaaataaagatgaagagaaaaagaaaagcaaCGTAATGAATGAAGAAGCCACAGGCTCTTCAGATGAAACAGCAGATAAAAGCAAAG AGCCAAGCACACCCCATTGTAGCGGTGAAGTGCGACGATGGTcccatggcagctacactttactgCACGATGGAGAGGCAACACAAACAGAATACGCACTGGACCTCATCTTGCCTTTCAGCTGTGCAG GTTGGCAGTCAGAGTGTGGAGGCTTCACTTGTTACGTTGCAAATGAAGAGGATGAGGAG CTGCTGACGGTCAATCCAGAAGATAATTCCCTCGCTCTAGTCTACAGAGACAAGGAAACCCTGAAATTTGTCAAACATGTCAACCAGAAAAGCAACAGGGGTTGTTCTGGCAGAGTACTGTATGACTTCTCCTTTGTGTATTATGAATAA